A single region of the Procambarus clarkii isolate CNS0578487 chromosome 94, FALCON_Pclarkii_2.0, whole genome shotgun sequence genome encodes:
- the LOC138359966 gene encoding serum response factor-binding protein 1-like → MLSREVTIHNKNTILSKKEVPQLTDSHSSSPHGSCYGSLLGLQEENLNVNREFNQCSNQCLPDAKEYYSVQTKALEHYSVETKALERYSVQTKALEHYSVETKALEHYSVQTKALEHYSVETKALERYSVETKALEHYFVQTKALEHYSVQTKALKHFSVQTKALEHYSLQTKALEHYSVQTKALEHYSVQTKALEHYSVQTKALERYSVQTKALERYSVQTKALEHYSVQTKALEHYSVQTKALEHYSVQTKALEHYSVQTKALEHYSVQTKSLERYSVQTQA, encoded by the exons ATGTTGTCTAGAGAGGTAACGATTCACAACAAAAATACCATATTGAGCAAGAAAGAGGTTCCTCAACTTACC GATTCCCACTCAAGTTCTCCTCATGGTTCTTGCTACGGTTCTCTTCTTGGTTTACAGGAAGAAAACTTGAATGTAAACCGAGAATTTAATCAATGTAGCAACCAATGCCTTCCTGACG CCAAGGAGTATTATTCTGTTCAAACAAAAGCCTTGGAGCATTATTCTGTTGAAACAAAAGCCTTGGAGCGTTATTCTGTTCAAACAAAAGCCTTGGAGCATTATTCTGTTGAAACAAAAGCCTTGGAGCATTATTCTGTTCAAACAAAAGCCTTGGAGCATTATTCTGTTGAAACAAAAGCCTTGGAGCGTTATTCTGTTGAAACAAAAGCCTTGGAGCATTATTTTGTTCAAACAAAAGCCTTGGAGCATTATTCTGTTCAAACAAAAGCCTTGAAGCATTTTTCTGTTCAAACAAAAGCCTTGGAGCATTATTCTCTTCAAACAAAAGCCTTGGAGCATTATTCTGTTCAAACAAAAGCCTTGGAGCATTATTCTGTTCAAACAAAAGCCTTGGAGCATTATTCTGTTCAAACAAAAGCCTTGGAGCGTTATTCTGTTCAAACAAAAGCCTTGGAGCGTTATTCTGTTCAAACAAAAGCCTTGGAGCATTATTCTGTTCAAACAAAAGCCTTGGAGCATTATTCTGTTCAAACAAAAGCCTTGGAGCATTATTCTGTTCAAACAAAAGCCTTGGAGCATTATTCTGTTCAAACAAAAGCCTTGGAGCATTATTCTGTTCAAACAAAATCCTTGGAGCGTTATTCTGTTCAAACACAAGCTTAG